The nucleotide window TAATCATGGTGACATAATCCACCGTCTTATTATGATTGAGGGCGGCCAGAACTCCCAGAGTTAAGCCTAGTACAACCCCATAAACCAAGGCCTGCATACCAAGATGTGCAGAATAGGGGAAGGCTTGGGCAATAATTTGGTTTACTGTACGGGTTTTGTACTTAAGAGAATGTCCCAAATCTCCCTTAGTTAAGTTTTTCAGATATGTTCCATATTGAACAATTAGTGGTTTGTCTAATCCATAGTACTTTTTCATATTTTCTAATATTTGCGGTTGAACTTTCTTTTCATCTGCAAATGGATTCCCTGGCACTGCATGCATTAAGAAAAAAGTGATGGTCGCCAGCACCCAAATTGTGATTAGTGAAATTCCAACACGCTTCAAGATATATCGAAGCATATTTTTTTCCTCCATTCTTGATCATGTTGATATCCAGCAAATAAAGTGTATAAAGAATAAAATGTTTGACATACTAATAATATAGATGTATTATGCCCAATAAAAATATTTAAGGAAATTGCATAAATAATCTTTTTCTGATTGTTTGGAAAAGATATCTATACAATAGTTGGACCAATAGTATGACGTAATAGAGTGATAAAGTGTTCATCATGTCCTTCAGAAAATGGATCTTGCGATTTCCTCGAATTATTCATGAAACCCTATTTGCAATACACTTAACTTCCGGATAATCCTTATGAATACAACTTGTTTCATTGAGCTCGATTTTATAATTATACCATATTTATAATTCTTTATCTAGATTTTTATCTCCCATAACCTAGATTTACCAAAGAGTAATTGTGAACTTTTTGTGAAAATTCTATATTTAATCACAAAGGTATGTGAAGAAGCTTCTTCACATACCTTTGTCTTAAATAGTTAATATTTTTTAGTTGTTATTGTATAATTATTCTTATTGTGCTTCAATGTCTCCAAACATCCAATCTGGGTCTGGGTTGAAGGCTCCTCTTGAAATACCAGTTACTCCATCAGCTACAGTATATACTCTAACTCTATGGTATAGTGGTGCAATTGGCATACCATCCATTAAGATTTCTTCAGCTTCTGCCATTAACTTCATACGCTCAGCATTGTCAGCGCTTGCTTTCGCTGCTTTAATCTTTTCATCATAATCTTTGTTAGAGAATTTTACTTCGTTGAAAGTACCGTCAGTTACCCACATATCCATGAAAGTCATTGGATCATCATAATCTGGACCCCATCCGGATAATACTACATCATAGTCCATTTTGTCAGATCTGTCTAATCTTACTTGGAATGGAACTGGAGTAGCGTCAATTTCAACTCCTAGATTCTTTCTCCAATTTTCTTGAATGAATTCTGTAGACTTTGTGGACATTTCTCCATCATCTGTTAAGAATTCAAATTTTGGTAAAGAGTCTAATCCTAATTCTTCTAATCCCTTTGCTAAATATTCTTTAGCAGCTTCTGGATCATAAGTTTTGAAATAATCGCCTTTATATTCTTCTCTAAAGGATTTTTCATTCCCCATAAGCGCTGGGTTTACAAAGTTAGTTGCTGAAACATAAGGAATTTGCCATACATTTTTGATATAGTTATCTCTATCAATTGCTAAAGTAAGGGCTTTTCTAATGTTTTCATTCTTAAATGGTTCGTATTTCTCACCGTTGAACATCAAGTAGAAGGTACCTCCATCATGATATTCTAAGGCTTTTCCTTCTTCCATATATTTTTCAGCGAATTCTCCACTAAGACCTACCATATCTAATTCGCCAGTTTCATACATATTGATCGCTGTAGATGCATCTCGTACAATAGGTGTAATTACCTTTGTAAAGTTAACTTTTTCTTTATTCCAGTATTCTGGGTTTGGATGATATTCTAATTCACTATCATGATCCCATCTTGCAAGTACGAAAGGTCCATTATATACCATCTTGTCTGGGTCTGATGCAAAAGCATCGCCATGCTCTTCCACAACATCTTCTCTAACAGGTAGATAAGTACCAAAGGTTGTTAAAGATTTGAAGTAGGGTGTAGGTTGTTTTAAAGTAACTTCTAGAGTTTTTTCATCTAGAGCCTTAACTCCTACATCATCTGCAGAACCTTCACCAGCATTGTACTCATTTCCGCCTTTAACATAGTCTCCAATGATAAAAGCATATTTAGAAGCAGTTTCTGGATTTAAAGCTCTCTTCCAAGCATATTCGAAGTCATGGGCTGTTACAGCTTTGCCATCGCTCCATTTTGCATCTCTTAAATGGAATGTCCAAGTTAATCCATCTTCACTTACATCTGGTTCACCTTCAGCCATACCGTCTACATATTCACCATTATGATATCTGTAAAGTCCTTCAAAAATTCCTTGACCGATTGTAAAGGAAATGGTGTCTGTAGTTTTACCTGGATCTAATGCAGGTGGCTCATCAGCTTCTGGAAAACGAAATACTTTTTCCACATCAGCATCTGCACCTTTTTCGCCGCCGCCGTCACCAGCACAACCGGCAAACAATGTTGCTACCATGGTCAATACGACCAATAATACTACTAGCTTTTTCATGTTCTTTCCCCCTTCTATTCTTTTCTTTGCTTTTTTGTTCACCAGCAAAGCTGGCTAAATAGGTTTATAATTTTTAGGCAAGCACTTTCTTTATAGTATTCATTGTCCCTGGGAAATATGAAACTTATTGCTTGACTAAAAAAAAATTATAGATATCATATTACACTATTTTCAAACAATTTGCAAATATTTATTTTTTCAATAAATGGATGCATTTTACAGTGCATTCATTGATATTCATTGCACTTGAGAGATGTTTATTTGTTTTACACAAATTGTTCTTTAAACATTTGGAATAAAAACCCTCTCGCCATTCAATTGATCCAATTTTCTGTTAATTTTCTTTCTAAAAAAGAACCTCTTTTTTCTTTTTTAAAACTATGAATGCTCTAACTAAATTATGCCAACAACCTCTTCTTCTGTCACACTTTTGTAACATATTTGTTGGAAAGCTTGTAAGTTTTATTTCTATAAGAAATACTATACCACAATAAAGAAAAAAAGAATAGAGGAATTTTTCCCCTCTATTCTTCAAGTAAACGTTTCAATACCTGATTTACTACCTGAGGGTTGGCTTTTCCTCGGGATATCCGCATAGTTTGACCAACCATAAAACCAAAAGCTTTTTCTTTTCCTGCTTTATAATCTGCAACAGATTGGGGATTATCCTGGAGTATCCCCCTAATCATATCTTCTAATGCCTTCTCATCATTTATTTGCACAAGACCCTTTTCCTGTATAATATCTTCTGGACTTTTTCCTGTTTTAAACATCTCTTCTAATACTTTTTTCCCTATAGAACCGCTAATTGTCTTTTTCTCTATAAGATGAAGTAATTTAGCAAAGTTCTCAGAGGTAAAGGGAATATCTTCTATTTCTATTTCCCCTGCCCTAAGTAGTCTTAGAATATCCCCCATCATCCAGTTACTTACTGCCTTAGCATCAGAATAGCTTTTTAGGGTTTCTTCAAAATAATCTGATAAGGCTCTAGAAGTGGTGAGGATGTCTGCATCATATTCTGGCAAGCCAAGCTCTTTTACATATCTTTTTTTCCGACTATGGGGAAGTTCTGGCAGTTCTTCTCTTAATCTTTCAATATAAGAATCTTCTAATAGAATAGGCACAAGATCTGGATCAGGAAAATATCGATAATCCTGGGCCTCTTCCTTACTTCTTAGAGAATAACTAACGCCCTTTTCATCATCCCATTTTCTAGTTTCTTGGATAATTTCTTCTCCCTTCTCCAATGCTTGCATTTGTCTTTGACTCTCGTGCTCTATAGCCCGTACTAGGGAGCGGAAGGAGTTTAAGTTTTTCATTTCTGTTCTTGTACCTAAAGCCTCTTGCCCCTGAGGTCGAATAGATAAATTGACATCAAAACGCAAGGATCCCTCTTGCATTTTGCAATTGGACACTCCAGTGAATTCCAATATAGCTTTAATTTTTTCTGCATAGGCTTTAGCTTCCTCCGCACTTCTCATATCTGGATCAGATACAATCTCGATAAGGGGTATTCCTCCCCGGTTGTAATCTGCCAATGTTCCTTCTGAGGAATCATGCACTAGCTTTCCAGCATCCTCTTCAATATGAATATGATGTATCCCAATAGATTTTTTATTGCCCTCTACATCAATCTCTACACTTCCTCTGGTACATAGGGGATAGTCAAACTGGGAGATTTGATAAGCCTTAGGTAAGTCTGGATAAAAATAGTTCTTTCTATCTAATTGACTGTATTTTGCTATACCACAGTTTAGAGCCATACCTGCTTTTACTCCATACTCTACTACTTTTTCATTGAGTACCGGTAGTGTCCCCGGCATTGCCAAGCATATGGGACAGGTTTGAGTATTTTCTTCGGCGCCAAAGGCTGTGGAGCAGGAACAGAATATCTTTGTTTCAGTATCTAACTCTGCATGGATTTCCAAACCAATAACCATTTCATATTTCATCTATTCCACCTCCCTTTCTATCGTAGGTCTCCTCTTATGATAATCGGTAGCCTGTTCAAAGGCATAGGCTGCCTGTAACAATGTCTTTTCATCAAAGGCCTTTCCAATAAGTTGCAGGCCAATCGGCAAACCTTCTTTACTAAATCCTGCGGGTATAGATAGGGCTGGTAATCCTGCTAAATTTACTGGTACAGTAGCGGTATCAGTAAAATATCCTTCTAAAGGATCTTCAGTCTTTATACCTAAAGGATAGGTCGGAGACAGACTGGTAGGGGACAATAAAACATCATATTTTTCGAAGGCTCTATCAAAGTCCTCTCTAATTAAAGTTCTTATCTGCATGGCTTTTTTATAGTAAGGTTCATATTTGCCCGCACTTAAAACATAGGTTCCTAATAATATTCTTCTGACGACTTCTGGACCAAAGGCTTCCCCTCTGCTTTTTTTGTATAATTCCTCTAAGCTTTCAAAGTCTTCCGTCCTATAACCATAACGTATCCCATCATAACAAGACATATTAGAGCTTCCCTCAGCAGATGAAATAATATAATACACCCCAAGAGCATATTCACTATGGGGTAAAGACACGCTTTCCCATTGGGCTCCTAAACCTTTTAGGGTATCAAGGGCATCTTCAAATGTTTTTTTCACCTCTGGGGATAGGTCCTGTTCCATAAATTCCTTGGGTACCCCGATTTTTAAACCCTGTACACCCTTCTGAATGTCTTTAAGATAATCTATCTTTTCTCCCTTATAAGATGTAGAATCTTTTTCATCGTGGCCTACAATAGTATTTAGAACTAAGGCACTGTCCTTTACATCCTTAGTAAGAGTCCCCACTTGATCTAGGGAGGATGCAAAACTTACTACTCCATAGCGAGATACCAACCCATAGGTTGGTTTTAGACCTACTACACCACAAAAGGATGCTGGTTGTCTTACCGATCCCCCTGTATCTGTACCTAGGGTAAAATAAGCCTCCCCTGCAGCTACTGCTGCGCTAGAGCCTCCACTGGATCCTCCTGATACTTTGGTTCTATCCCAAGGGTTTTTAGTGGCATGAAATATGGAGTGTTCGGTAGAGGAGCCCATGGCAAATTCATCCATATTACATTTGCCCAATAGTATAGCGCCTGCTTCCCTTAGTCTTTGAGTAACGGTAGCATCATAGGGAGGAGTAAAGTTTTCCAACATTTTAGATGCACAGGTGGTTTTTATTCCCTCAGTGCATATATTATCCTTTAATGCCATAGGAATGCCAGCTAGAGGTCCTGGGTCCTCTCCCTTGGCAATCTTTTCATCCACCAATCTAGCCTGTTCTAAGGCCAACTCTGGGGTGAATAAGATGAAAGATTTCACTTCATCTTCTACTTGCTCAATACGTTTTATGATATTTTTTGTAACTTCTACAGCTGTAATTTCCTTTTTTAAAATACTGTCTCTTATCTCTAATGCTGTTTTTTTATATAAATCCACTAATGTAACCTCCTTATTCCTCTACGACTTTAGGGACTTTGAAATAGTTTTTCTCTTGGGACGGTGCATTGTTCAGTACTTCTTTTATATCCAAAGAAGGTTTTACTCTGTCCTTTCTTAAAACATTATGGGAATCCAATATATAGGAAGTGGGTTCCACATGAGAAGTATCTAGCTCATTTAACTTTTCCATATACCCTAAGATTACTCCTAGTTGCTGTGCATAGTTTTCTATTTCTACCTCATTAAGATGTAGCTTTGCTAAATCAGCTATGTATTTAACATCTTTTTTATCCATGGCTACTTCACCTACTTTCTTTGTTGATTTTTAAAAAATATTTAAGTCAAAAGCAAATCTTCTAGGGCATCTTTATCTATGATGGTCACTTTTCTACCTTTTTGAGCAATATATCCTTCATTTTCCATTTCACTAAAATTTCTGGAAACTACTTCCCTAGAAGTTCCTAATAATAGGGCAATTTTTTGTTTAGAATAGAGGAGTTTGACCTCTAAGCTTTGTTGCTCCTGGGATAGGGTCAATAAAAGTCTGGCAATTTTCTGTTTTATTGTTTTTAAGGAAAGCATTTCTACCTTATTATTCAGCAATTGAATCTTTTGAGTAAGTTCCCTAAAAAATGCCTTTGTAAATTCTCTATTTCTCTGGGACATTGTCAGTAGAATTTCCCGATGTATCATTCCTATTTTACAGTTGGTCTCTGCCACCACGGTGACAACATAATTTCCTCCTTCAAATACTAAGGCTTCTCCAAATATATCGTCCTTTCCTAAAAAGGAAAGGATTTGTTCTTTTCCATCGGCTGCATACTTACATAATTTTACCTGTCCTTCTATGATCATACTCAAATAATCACATTGATCTAAAGGAGAAAAAATAGTCTCTTCCTTAATATATTCTTTTATTTCCATATTCTGTTCAAAATACTCCTTGTCCGTTGGAGTTAGAACAGAAAATAGTAAAGAGTTTTTCATTGATACCCTCCTTATTCCTCTATCTCCTCCACTTTTTATCGCCTATTTTTCCTCTTAAATAGTCTTTTAAAAAAGGACTCATATTCTTCCTCCTCTTCCTCCCAATCTTCCTTATCCACAATATTTTTACTGACTATTTCAATGATTTCATCCTTTTCTTTTTGCTTTCTGTCTTCTATAAGTTTTTGTTGATTCATTTTCTCGATTAATTCAGGATTGATTTTTCGAATAAAATAATTTAATCCAGAATATATTTTTTTTAGTTCTTCATATTCCAATAGGTAACCATTGTCATCCATTATTCCTAAACCAATAAATTCTTCATTTTCTCCACTCCCCCTTACGATTTTGGTAAAGGTGAGTTTTTCTAATTCTTCCATGTTATAGTCTGAACAAGCATCCAATAAGCTATTAGTATTTTCCATTTTTTCTCCCTCTCTGTTTTGTTAGATTAGCTTATTTATAGATAAGCAATTTGATATCTAAAAAAATTAACTTCCTATTTCATTGCTTGTCTACTATTATATCAAATTTTTCATTGTGTAACTTTTATCACACCTTAATTTTATATTTTTTGTTAAAATAAGATATAAATACGTAACCTAGGAGGTTTTTATATTGCTTAGAAAAATTGTTCATATTGATGAAGATAAATGTAACGGGTGTGGTTTATGCATTCCCAACTGTGCTGAAGGCGCAATCCAAATTATTGATGGCAAGGCAAAACTACTTTCTGATAATCTTTGTGATGGATTAGGGGCTTGTCTAGGAAATTGTCCAGTAGATGCTATTAAGGTAATTGAACGAGAAGGAGATGCTTTTGATGAAGAGGCAGTGGAAATGCATCTTAAATCTTTAAAGGAACAACCTTCTTCTACTAAAAATACTATACCTCAAAATATGGGTGGGTGTCCAGGTAGCAGAATGATGATGATGGATGCGGTAGAAGAAGAAAAGAATACCCCTGCCGTAAAATCCCAATTACGACAATGGCCAGTGCAAATGCATTTGGTGCCTCCAAATGCTCCTTACTTTAAGAATTCAGATTTGCTCATCACTGCTGATTGTGTACCCGTGGCCTATGGTAATTACCATCAAGATCTTTTAAAAGGTAAAAGCGTAGTTATGGGTTGTCCAAAATTAGATGATGTAAGTGCCTATATAGAAAAATTTGTGGATATGATTCAAAGCAATGATTTCAATAGCATCACCATCGCCTTTATGGAAGTTCCCTGCTGCATGGGCATGATAAGAGCTTTAGAGCAAGCCATGGACATTGCTGGCAAGTCGGTGCCTGTACACAGAATGAAGATTACTATAGATGGACAAATGGTTGAAATGTAAATACTAAAAAGCAGGAGATTTGAACTGACCCTTGTCAAATCTCCTGCTTTTTAATATTGTCTAAATCTGTCATATTCCTCTTCTCCAATATGTAATTTTATTAGGCTTAAAGCCCGCTTTATAGATTTTCTGTAATAATAGTATCCATAAACACTTAATATCAATAAGGATATTAATGTTTTAGACATAAGAACATTTGAAAACATCCCAGTTGCCCCCTTATTTTAGTCTTCTTATTTACTATGTAAAGGGGTAGGGGAATATACCTATAAATCAACAAAGGACCCTTTCATCTTGAAAGAGTCCATTTCTATCTAGTGCTATTTTATTGGTAACCAATCTACCTTCCAAATATCTTGTTGGTTTTTTAATAATTTAAAATTCCATACAAGATCCCTTGAAATTTCATTGCTTTCTTTTAGAGTAATTTGGATATATGCTGTATCATCATCATATCTGATTTGGGATAGCTTCTTTATATTCTCCTTTAATTCTTTAATCAATAGGAGATTCTCTTTGTCCATTTTCTCTCCATCCATATCCCCTAGGAAATCTTTTTTCTTAGGTGTCCCATATACCTCTCCCTTGATATAAAAACCATAAAGGGTATTGTAGTCATGGATTTCATAGGCATGAATGTAACATTTGAAAATTTCTAAGGGAGTCAATTGTTTTAGTAGTTGCTCATCTCCTGTTTTTGCGTATTTTTCATAAATTTCTAACTGACCATGAGTCAAAGAAATATCCCTTGTTTCTAATTCTGTTGTATTCTTTATTTCATCATTTTTTAAAATTTTTACAGGATTATCTATCATTTGACAACCACTAATTAAAAGTAAAATGAAAGCTAAGCATATTGTAACAATAAATCCCTTCATGACCATGCCTCCCGTGGTAAATCCTAGTTATATTGGATGGTGTAAAAGATACTACATGATATTGATGGTAACCCATCCGGCTGACAATATCACTAAATAAATAATTGCCAGTCCCAAAAGTACGTCAGAAAATACATTTACTGTTCTCTTTTTAATATCTTTACATAGCATCTTTATGCCCAAAGTCATAAAGACCGGACTAATCATAAATAATCTAAAGGAATGGGGCTCTAGTGCAGGTATGTATTGCCTAGTGATCTTGATGAATAAAAACACTACACCTATTAAGGTAGACAATCCCCCCACCATTGTA belongs to Irregularibacter muris and includes:
- a CDS encoding peptide ABC transporter substrate-binding protein gives rise to the protein MKKLVVLLVVLTMVATLFAGCAGDGGGEKGADADVEKVFRFPEADEPPALDPGKTTDTISFTIGQGIFEGLYRYHNGEYVDGMAEGEPDVSEDGLTWTFHLRDAKWSDGKAVTAHDFEYAWKRALNPETASKYAFIIGDYVKGGNEYNAGEGSADDVGVKALDEKTLEVTLKQPTPYFKSLTTFGTYLPVREDVVEEHGDAFASDPDKMVYNGPFVLARWDHDSELEYHPNPEYWNKEKVNFTKVITPIVRDASTAINMYETGELDMVGLSGEFAEKYMEEGKALEYHDGGTFYLMFNGEKYEPFKNENIRKALTLAIDRDNYIKNVWQIPYVSATNFVNPALMGNEKSFREEYKGDYFKTYDPEAAKEYLAKGLEELGLDSLPKFEFLTDDGEMSTKSTEFIQENWRKNLGVEIDATPVPFQVRLDRSDKMDYDVVLSGWGPDYDDPMTFMDMWVTDGTFNEVKFSNKDYDEKIKAAKASADNAERMKLMAEAEEILMDGMPIAPLYHRVRVYTVADGVTGISRGAFNPDPDWMFGDIEAQ
- the gatB gene encoding Asp-tRNA(Asn)/Glu-tRNA(Gln) amidotransferase subunit GatB encodes the protein MKYEMVIGLEIHAELDTETKIFCSCSTAFGAEENTQTCPICLAMPGTLPVLNEKVVEYGVKAGMALNCGIAKYSQLDRKNYFYPDLPKAYQISQFDYPLCTRGSVEIDVEGNKKSIGIHHIHIEEDAGKLVHDSSEGTLADYNRGGIPLIEIVSDPDMRSAEEAKAYAEKIKAILEFTGVSNCKMQEGSLRFDVNLSIRPQGQEALGTRTEMKNLNSFRSLVRAIEHESQRQMQALEKGEEIIQETRKWDDEKGVSYSLRSKEEAQDYRYFPDPDLVPILLEDSYIERLREELPELPHSRKKRYVKELGLPEYDADILTTSRALSDYFEETLKSYSDAKAVSNWMMGDILRLLRAGEIEIEDIPFTSENFAKLLHLIEKKTISGSIGKKVLEEMFKTGKSPEDIIQEKGLVQINDEKALEDMIRGILQDNPQSVADYKAGKEKAFGFMVGQTMRISRGKANPQVVNQVLKRLLEE
- the gatA gene encoding Asp-tRNA(Asn)/Glu-tRNA(Gln) amidotransferase subunit GatA, with amino-acid sequence MDLYKKTALEIRDSILKKEITAVEVTKNIIKRIEQVEDEVKSFILFTPELALEQARLVDEKIAKGEDPGPLAGIPMALKDNICTEGIKTTCASKMLENFTPPYDATVTQRLREAGAILLGKCNMDEFAMGSSTEHSIFHATKNPWDRTKVSGGSSGGSSAAVAAGEAYFTLGTDTGGSVRQPASFCGVVGLKPTYGLVSRYGVVSFASSLDQVGTLTKDVKDSALVLNTIVGHDEKDSTSYKGEKIDYLKDIQKGVQGLKIGVPKEFMEQDLSPEVKKTFEDALDTLKGLGAQWESVSLPHSEYALGVYYIISSAEGSSNMSCYDGIRYGYRTEDFESLEELYKKSRGEAFGPEVVRRILLGTYVLSAGKYEPYYKKAMQIRTLIREDFDRAFEKYDVLLSPTSLSPTYPLGIKTEDPLEGYFTDTATVPVNLAGLPALSIPAGFSKEGLPIGLQLIGKAFDEKTLLQAAYAFEQATDYHKRRPTIEREVE
- the gatC gene encoding Asp-tRNA(Asn)/Glu-tRNA(Gln) amidotransferase subunit GatC — its product is MDKKDVKYIADLAKLHLNEVEIENYAQQLGVILGYMEKLNELDTSHVEPTSYILDSHNVLRKDRVKPSLDIKEVLNNAPSQEKNYFKVPKVVEE
- a CDS encoding Crp/Fnr family transcriptional regulator; this translates as MKNSLLFSVLTPTDKEYFEQNMEIKEYIKEETIFSPLDQCDYLSMIIEGQVKLCKYAADGKEQILSFLGKDDIFGEALVFEGGNYVVTVVAETNCKIGMIHREILLTMSQRNREFTKAFFRELTQKIQLLNNKVEMLSLKTIKQKIARLLLTLSQEQQSLEVKLLYSKQKIALLLGTSREVVSRNFSEMENEGYIAQKGRKVTIIDKDALEDLLLT
- a CDS encoding ATP-binding protein, which gives rise to MLRKIVHIDEDKCNGCGLCIPNCAEGAIQIIDGKAKLLSDNLCDGLGACLGNCPVDAIKVIEREGDAFDEEAVEMHLKSLKEQPSSTKNTIPQNMGGCPGSRMMMMDAVEEEKNTPAVKSQLRQWPVQMHLVPPNAPYFKNSDLLITADCVPVAYGNYHQDLLKGKSVVMGCPKLDDVSAYIEKFVDMIQSNDFNSITIAFMEVPCCMGMIRALEQAMDIAGKSVPVHRMKITIDGQMVEM